From a single Lolium rigidum isolate FL_2022 chromosome 7, APGP_CSIRO_Lrig_0.1, whole genome shotgun sequence genomic region:
- the LOC124677442 gene encoding 7-methyl-GTP pyrophosphatase-like isoform X1, with product MQSSHRPCNLLCPVAPSATTAPLPHQRPPHLLGTPPQRLLSPPSRLTQTRLLCCKTAMSTSSSSAAAAAGNPQPFKLILGSSSVARKNILNEMGFEFQVMTADIDERSIRREDPEELVMVLAEAKADAIMSRMRISDYQKEGDQPTLLITSDIVVVHEGIIREKPSTKEEARQFLKGYSGGHVSTVGGVVVTNLTTGKKLGSLDKAEVYFHDIPEEVIEKLIDEGVVFRVAGGLLLEHPLTLPFVEAVVGSSDSVMGLSKDVANKLIHEALTV from the exons ATGCAATCTTCCCACCGTCCCTGCAATCTCCTCTGCCCGGTGGCGCCGTCTGCGACCACCGCGCCCCTTCCTCACCAGCGTCCACCCCATCTTCTCGGAACGCCGCCGCAGCGCCTCCTCTCCCCTCCTAGCCGGCTCACTCAAACTCGCCTCCTCTGCTGCAAGACTGCAATGTCTacatcctcttcctccgccgccgccgccgccgggaaccCCCAGCCTTTCAAG TTGATTCTGGGGTCCTCGTCGGTTGCCAGGAAGAACATCCTCAACGAGATGGGGTTCGAGTTCCAAGTCATG ACCGCGGACATCGACGAGAGGAGCATAAGAAGGGAGGATCCGGAAGAACTAGTCATGGTTCTTGCGGAGGCCAAG GCTGATGCTATCATGTCAAGAATGAGGATTTCTGATTACCAGAAAGAAGGTGACCAACCAACACTCCTGATAACCTCTGACATA GTGGTCGTCCATGAAGGGATTATTAGAGAAAAGCCAAGCACCAAGGAAGAAGCACGCCAATTCCTTAAAG GTTATTCTGGTGGGCATGTGTCAACTGTGGGTGGTGTGGTTGTAACTAATCTTACGACCGGCAAGAAGCTAGGTAGTTTAGACAAAGCTGAG GTGTACTTCCATGACAtaccagaggaggtcattgagaaaTTG ATCGATGAGGGGGTCGTATTTAGGGTCGCAGGTGGTTTGCTGCTAGAACATCCATTGACATTACCATTTGTGGAAGCAGTG GTTGGTTCTAGTGACAGTGTAATGGGGCTATCAAAGGATGTCGCAAACAAACTCATTCACGAGGCATTGACTGTGTAA
- the LOC124677442 gene encoding 7-methyl-GTP pyrophosphatase-like isoform X2 produces MQSSHRPCNLLCPVAPSATTAPLPHQRPPHLLGTPPQRLLSPPSRLTQTRLLCCKTAMSTSSSSAAAAAGNPQPFKLILGSSSVARKNILNEMGFEFQVMTADIDERSIRREDPEELVMVLAEAKADAIMSRMRISDYQKEGIIREKPSTKEEARQFLKGYSGGHVSTVGGVVVTNLTTGKKLGSLDKAEVYFHDIPEEVIEKLIDEGVVFRVAGGLLLEHPLTLPFVEAVVGSSDSVMGLSKDVANKLIHEALTV; encoded by the exons ATGCAATCTTCCCACCGTCCCTGCAATCTCCTCTGCCCGGTGGCGCCGTCTGCGACCACCGCGCCCCTTCCTCACCAGCGTCCACCCCATCTTCTCGGAACGCCGCCGCAGCGCCTCCTCTCCCCTCCTAGCCGGCTCACTCAAACTCGCCTCCTCTGCTGCAAGACTGCAATGTCTacatcctcttcctccgccgccgccgccgccgggaaccCCCAGCCTTTCAAG TTGATTCTGGGGTCCTCGTCGGTTGCCAGGAAGAACATCCTCAACGAGATGGGGTTCGAGTTCCAAGTCATG ACCGCGGACATCGACGAGAGGAGCATAAGAAGGGAGGATCCGGAAGAACTAGTCATGGTTCTTGCGGAGGCCAAG GCTGATGCTATCATGTCAAGAATGAGGATTTCTGATTACCAGAAAGAAG GGATTATTAGAGAAAAGCCAAGCACCAAGGAAGAAGCACGCCAATTCCTTAAAG GTTATTCTGGTGGGCATGTGTCAACTGTGGGTGGTGTGGTTGTAACTAATCTTACGACCGGCAAGAAGCTAGGTAGTTTAGACAAAGCTGAG GTGTACTTCCATGACAtaccagaggaggtcattgagaaaTTG ATCGATGAGGGGGTCGTATTTAGGGTCGCAGGTGGTTTGCTGCTAGAACATCCATTGACATTACCATTTGTGGAAGCAGTG GTTGGTTCTAGTGACAGTGTAATGGGGCTATCAAAGGATGTCGCAAACAAACTCATTCACGAGGCATTGACTGTGTAA